A genomic stretch from Sceloporus undulatus isolate JIND9_A2432 ecotype Alabama chromosome 5, SceUnd_v1.1, whole genome shotgun sequence includes:
- the EGR4 gene encoding early growth response protein 4 isoform X2 has translation MLNLMDSSRQQQDSLDAKGRLDPSGDAQIPGQQEDLLSQAQREGIPDYLPGDFMGATMNPEMADYYFLSGQASPPVSYTGSFFIKTEQCQDQESLFNLMSGILGLSPFSNSEAPQRQMDAAYSVPDAIQSHLDLYSTCQPELNISVQPSLAEQGYSTFSSSTNIQQQVQTSPELQNSSQCLFNEKLLDSKQGIKLSSLSPSLEKFKPPCSHWEPLGPPQSYLPSEYPPSETFHPIEPSPAMFPQLSSKTENVLAVSCQSELNSLPEQSGAFGPNLDFGCHPEPFPTHPQIPSDFVETKIPSLPPHLIQEFEAALPQPEILPSLINSNDQRLHISHSSMTDFLTHASNSSVNALGSSKTTAGILAEPKKKSRRGKCSSKCFCPKPHAKAFACPVENCIRSFARSDELNRHLRIHTGHKPFQCRICLRNFSRSDHLTTHIRTHTGEKPFSCDDCGRRFARSDEKKRHSKVHQKQKARAEEKLKGLGFYTVGLAFGTLKATRGIQ, from the coding sequence GCGACTTTATGGGAGCCACAATGAACCCTGAAATGGCAGATTACTACTTCCTCTCTGGCCAGGCTTCTCCTCCTGTCAGCTACACGGGTAGCTTCTTCATCAAGACAGAGCAATGCCAAGATCAAGAGTCCCTCTTCAATCTGATGTCTGGCATCCTTGGACTGTCTCCATTCTCCAACTCAGAAGCTCCCCAGAGGCAGATGGATGCTGCCTACAGTGTCCCAGATGCCATACAGAGTCACCTGGACCTCTATTCTACCTGCCAACCTGAACTGAACATCTCTGTACAGCCTTCCTTAGCAGAACAAGGGTATTCTACCTTCTCCAGTTCCACCAACATCCAGCAGCAAGTCCAAACGTCTCCTGAACTACAGAACTCCTCCCAATGCCTTTTTAATGAAAAACTGTTGGACAGCAAGCAGGGCATTAAGCTCTCTTCCCTCTCGCCCTCTCTGGAGAAGTTCAAGCCCCCTTGCTCCCATTGGGAACCTCTTGGCCCACCTCAGAGTTACCTACCCTCAGAATACCCTCCCTCTGAGACCTTCCATCCCATCGAACCAAGTCCTGCCATGTTTCCCCAGCTGAGCTCCAAAACAGAGAATGTGCTGGCAGTCAGCTGCCAGTCAGAACTCAacagccttccagaacagtcagGGGCCTTTGGGCCCAACCTAGATTTTGGCTGCCACCCTGAACCTTTCCCCACCCACCCGCAAATCCCCAGTGACTTTGTGGAGACCAAAATCCCCAGCCTGCCGCCACATCTCATCCAAGAATTTGAGGCAGCCTTACCCCAACCTGAAATCCTGCCAAgcttgataaactccaatgaccAAAGGTTGCACATTAGCCATTCCTCTATGACGGACTTTCTCACGCATGCCTCCAATTCCTCGGTCAATGCTTTAGGGTCCAGCAAGACCACCGCCGGCATCCTTGCAGAGCCAAAGAAGAAGTCTCGGAGGGGGAAATGTTCCTCTAAATGCTTCTGCCCCAAACCTCACGCAAAGGCTTTTGCTTGCCCGGTAGAGAACTGCATCCGAAGCTTTGCTCGGTCAGACGAACTCAACCGGCATCTCCGGATCCACACTGGGCATAAGCCCTTCCAGTGCCGCATCTGCCTAAGGAACTTCAGCCGCAGTGACCACTTGACCACGCACATCcggacccacacaggagagaagcccttcTCCTGTGACGACTGTGGCCGCCGCTTTGCCAGGAGCGATGAGAAGAAGCGACACAGCAAAGTCCACCAGAAGCAGAAAGCCAGAGCCGAGGAAAAGCTGAAAGGCCTTGGCTTCTACACGGTGGGACTTGCTTTTGGGACACTCAAAGCCACTCGGGGGATCCAGTAA
- the EGR4 gene encoding early growth response protein 4 isoform X1, translating to MGATMNPEMADYYFLSGQASPPVSYTGSFFIKTEQCQDQESLFNLMSGILGLSPFSNSEAPQRQMDAAYSVPDAIQSHLDLYSTCQPELNISVQPSLAEQGYSTFSSSTNIQQQVQTSPELQNSSQCLFNEKLLDSKQGIKLSSLSPSLEKFKPPCSHWEPLGPPQSYLPSEYPPSETFHPIEPSPAMFPQLSSKTENVLAVSCQSELNSLPEQSGAFGPNLDFGCHPEPFPTHPQIPSDFVETKIPSLPPHLIQEFEAALPQPEILPSLINSNDQRLHISHSSMTDFLTHASNSSVNALGSSKTTAGILAEPKKKSRRGKCSSKCFCPKPHAKAFACPVENCIRSFARSDELNRHLRIHTGHKPFQCRICLRNFSRSDHLTTHIRTHTGEKPFSCDDCGRRFARSDEKKRHSKVHQKQKARAEEKLKGLGFYTVGLAFGTLKATRGIQ from the coding sequence ATGGGAGCCACAATGAACCCTGAAATGGCAGATTACTACTTCCTCTCTGGCCAGGCTTCTCCTCCTGTCAGCTACACGGGTAGCTTCTTCATCAAGACAGAGCAATGCCAAGATCAAGAGTCCCTCTTCAATCTGATGTCTGGCATCCTTGGACTGTCTCCATTCTCCAACTCAGAAGCTCCCCAGAGGCAGATGGATGCTGCCTACAGTGTCCCAGATGCCATACAGAGTCACCTGGACCTCTATTCTACCTGCCAACCTGAACTGAACATCTCTGTACAGCCTTCCTTAGCAGAACAAGGGTATTCTACCTTCTCCAGTTCCACCAACATCCAGCAGCAAGTCCAAACGTCTCCTGAACTACAGAACTCCTCCCAATGCCTTTTTAATGAAAAACTGTTGGACAGCAAGCAGGGCATTAAGCTCTCTTCCCTCTCGCCCTCTCTGGAGAAGTTCAAGCCCCCTTGCTCCCATTGGGAACCTCTTGGCCCACCTCAGAGTTACCTACCCTCAGAATACCCTCCCTCTGAGACCTTCCATCCCATCGAACCAAGTCCTGCCATGTTTCCCCAGCTGAGCTCCAAAACAGAGAATGTGCTGGCAGTCAGCTGCCAGTCAGAACTCAacagccttccagaacagtcagGGGCCTTTGGGCCCAACCTAGATTTTGGCTGCCACCCTGAACCTTTCCCCACCCACCCGCAAATCCCCAGTGACTTTGTGGAGACCAAAATCCCCAGCCTGCCGCCACATCTCATCCAAGAATTTGAGGCAGCCTTACCCCAACCTGAAATCCTGCCAAgcttgataaactccaatgaccAAAGGTTGCACATTAGCCATTCCTCTATGACGGACTTTCTCACGCATGCCTCCAATTCCTCGGTCAATGCTTTAGGGTCCAGCAAGACCACCGCCGGCATCCTTGCAGAGCCAAAGAAGAAGTCTCGGAGGGGGAAATGTTCCTCTAAATGCTTCTGCCCCAAACCTCACGCAAAGGCTTTTGCTTGCCCGGTAGAGAACTGCATCCGAAGCTTTGCTCGGTCAGACGAACTCAACCGGCATCTCCGGATCCACACTGGGCATAAGCCCTTCCAGTGCCGCATCTGCCTAAGGAACTTCAGCCGCAGTGACCACTTGACCACGCACATCcggacccacacaggagagaagcccttcTCCTGTGACGACTGTGGCCGCCGCTTTGCCAGGAGCGATGAGAAGAAGCGACACAGCAAAGTCCACCAGAAGCAGAAAGCCAGAGCCGAGGAAAAGCTGAAAGGCCTTGGCTTCTACACGGTGGGACTTGCTTTTGGGACACTCAAAGCCACTCGGGGGATCCAGTAA